One genomic segment of Catalinimonas alkaloidigena includes these proteins:
- a CDS encoding YtxH domain-containing protein, with amino-acid sequence MRLISGIVIGLLAGVATGLLTAPDKGKKTRKKFNKDSNRFRKDVEKSINKNIDSLLETINKGVDRSSKKSKKSIFNLKRTAKA; translated from the coding sequence ATGAGACTTATATCAGGAATTGTAATTGGTTTGTTAGCAGGTGTAGCAACAGGACTGTTAACAGCACCCGATAAAGGTAAAAAAACCAGGAAAAAGTTTAACAAAGACAGCAATAGGTTTCGTAAAGACGTAGAAAAGTCTATCAACAAAAATATAGACAGTCTTTTAGAAACTATCAACAAAGGTGTAGACAGATCATCTAAGAAAAGTAAAAAATCAATTTTTAACTTAAAGAGAACTGCCAAAGCATAG
- a CDS encoding DUF4235 domain-containing protein, with the protein MKKAKKFIKEHTNNDKFKEYMVSGMTLLAALAVRNLIKYLWKLSTNSEPPENPASREVSWQSAFLFTVLTGILVSITKLLIRRNVSVELEENF; encoded by the coding sequence ATGAAAAAAGCCAAAAAATTTATCAAGGAACATACAAATAATGATAAGTTTAAAGAGTATATGGTTAGTGGCATGACTCTTCTGGCAGCTTTAGCAGTACGGAACCTTATCAAGTATCTCTGGAAACTGAGTACTAATTCTGAACCACCTGAAAACCCGGCTTCAAGAGAGGTCTCCTGGCAAAGCGCTTTCTTATTTACTGTATTGACGGGTATATTAGTAAGCATAACAAAATTACTTATCCGAAGAAATGTATCGGTAGAGCTTGAAGAAAACTTCTAA
- a CDS encoding YqaE/Pmp3 family membrane protein, translated as MSILSIILAIFLPPLGVALKYGLSGKFWINLLLTLIGWLPGVIHAFVVLSR; from the coding sequence ATGTCTATACTTTCAATTATACTGGCAATTTTTCTCCCTCCTTTAGGGGTTGCACTTAAATATGGATTATCAGGAAAATTCTGGATTAATCTTTTACTAACACTTATAGGCTGGTTACCAGGTGTGATTCATGCTTTTGTGGTATTATCACGATAA
- a CDS encoding c-type cytochrome, translating into MKKLSLFLVAASMACLVACSGGSESSSSAANESQSETETVEEEAPQASAELTQKMETGKTVYNTYCIACHQADGSGVPGAFPPLQETEWVNGETDTLISIVLNGLQGEITVKGQTYNSVMTAHNFLSDDEVAGVLTYVRKSFGNNSSEITAEEVAEIRGAEVE; encoded by the coding sequence TTGAAAAAACTAAGCCTTTTTTTAGTGGCAGCTAGCATGGCTTGCCTTGTTGCTTGCTCCGGAGGAAGTGAAAGCAGCAGTTCTGCAGCAAATGAGAGTCAATCGGAAACGGAAACAGTTGAAGAAGAAGCCCCTCAGGCATCTGCCGAACTTACTCAAAAAATGGAAACCGGTAAAACAGTTTACAATACTTACTGCATCGCCTGCCATCAGGCGGACGGTAGTGGTGTTCCCGGTGCTTTTCCTCCACTTCAGGAGACTGAATGGGTGAACGGAGAAACTGACACTTTAATTTCCATCGTATTGAACGGTCTACAGGGGGAAATTACTGTAAAAGGGCAAACTTATAACAGTGTTATGACTGCACATAACTTCCTGTCTGATGATGAGGTTGCCGGTGTGCTTACCTATGTTCGTAAGTCATTCGGTAATAATTCCAGTGAGATCACTGCTGAAGAAGTTGCCGAAATACGGGGAGCAGAGGTTGAATAG
- a CDS encoding ferritin-like domain-containing protein gives MSITDENKMIVNAINELIAVCKEGERGYKNASEKIEDSEFKTILYRLSQQRALFGSELENELIKDYGEEAKSDDSIVSKLHRGWMDFKSGLSGNDTKAVLDECIRGEKHAIDKYTESLDGKLPAYIEERVQEQLTMIKGTLSQLHEFEAEKANS, from the coding sequence ATGAGTATTACTGATGAAAATAAGATGATAGTAAACGCAATAAACGAGCTTATTGCTGTTTGCAAAGAAGGTGAAAGAGGTTATAAAAACGCTTCTGAAAAAATAGAAGATAGCGAGTTTAAAACCATTTTATACCGCTTGTCTCAACAAAGAGCTTTATTTGGCTCTGAACTGGAAAACGAACTGATCAAAGATTACGGTGAGGAAGCTAAGAGTGACGATTCTATAGTGAGTAAACTACACCGTGGTTGGATGGATTTTAAGTCAGGATTAAGTGGCAACGATACCAAAGCGGTATTAGATGAGTGCATTAGAGGAGAAAAGCATGCTATTGACAAGTATACTGAATCTCTTGACGGTAAATTACCTGCATACATTGAAGAACGCGTTCAGGAACAGTTAACAATGATCAAAGGTACACTTAGCCAATTACATGAATTTGAAGCGGAAAAGGCTAATTCCTAA
- a CDS encoding PQQ-dependent sugar dehydrogenase — protein MRKLKSKFLKNSDFKSFCFRMSMFVIASVLFWACENNQSSEDQMADNEPNPAFVADDDNGSITLENGFSAYVVADDLGKTRHMAIRENGDIYIKVREPESGGVLALRDTTGDGRADVKEYFGENVTGTGIGIHNGYLYYASLTAVYRIQLDENALVPTGSSEVVVDGFLEQPQHADKTLAFDNSGNMYVNIGAPSNACQEQMRSPGSPGQDPCPQLERQAGIWRFDANQLNQTQADGIRYATGIRNAVGIEWNEEVNSLYAMQHGRDQLNTIWPEYYNDSSSAELPAEEFLKVEEGDDFGWPYCYYDANKELKVLSPEYGGNGEEVGRCENAKDPIMSFPAHWAPNALVFYNGDQFPEQYQNGAFIAFHGSWNRAPLPQRGYNVAFVPMENGMPTGEFVRFADEFAGEGGDLGSPADAEFRPTGLAIGPDGSLYISDDQKGRIWRVFYDDASAVAMR, from the coding sequence ATGAGAAAGCTTAAATCTAAATTTCTTAAGAATTCTGATTTCAAAAGTTTTTGCTTCAGAATGTCTATGTTCGTGATAGCCTCAGTGCTTTTTTGGGCATGTGAAAATAATCAGAGTAGCGAAGATCAGATGGCTGACAATGAGCCCAACCCTGCATTTGTAGCCGATGATGATAATGGTTCAATCACACTGGAGAATGGATTCAGTGCCTATGTGGTCGCGGATGATCTTGGTAAAACAAGACACATGGCGATACGTGAAAATGGGGATATCTACATAAAAGTTCGTGAGCCAGAAAGTGGGGGGGTACTTGCCCTCAGAGACACTACCGGTGATGGGCGTGCGGATGTTAAAGAATATTTTGGAGAGAATGTAACAGGTACGGGGATTGGCATCCATAATGGCTACTTGTACTATGCTTCTCTGACTGCGGTGTATCGTATTCAATTAGACGAAAATGCATTAGTTCCCACTGGCAGTTCGGAAGTAGTAGTAGATGGTTTTCTGGAACAGCCCCAGCATGCCGATAAGACCCTGGCTTTTGATAATAGCGGTAATATGTATGTCAACATAGGCGCTCCATCAAATGCCTGTCAGGAGCAAATGCGCTCTCCCGGATCACCAGGTCAGGACCCATGTCCACAATTGGAAAGACAGGCGGGTATCTGGCGTTTTGATGCTAATCAGCTTAATCAGACACAGGCAGACGGTATACGCTATGCAACGGGTATCAGAAATGCGGTAGGTATTGAGTGGAATGAAGAGGTAAACAGCTTATATGCTATGCAGCATGGCAGAGACCAGTTAAATACCATATGGCCGGAATACTATAATGATAGCAGTAGTGCGGAACTGCCTGCGGAAGAGTTTTTGAAAGTGGAAGAAGGAGATGATTTTGGCTGGCCTTATTGCTACTATGATGCTAACAAAGAACTCAAAGTACTATCTCCCGAATATGGTGGAAACGGAGAAGAAGTAGGGCGTTGTGAAAACGCTAAAGACCCTATCATGTCATTCCCGGCGCACTGGGCTCCTAATGCGCTAGTGTTCTACAATGGTGATCAGTTTCCGGAGCAGTATCAGAATGGTGCTTTCATTGCGTTTCATGGCTCATGGAATCGTGCGCCATTACCTCAGCGAGGATACAATGTTGCTTTTGTTCCTATGGAGAATGGCATGCCTACTGGTGAATTTGTACGTTTTGCTGATGAGTTTGCCGGAGAAGGCGGGGATCTGGGCAGCCCGGCAGATGCGGAATTCAGGCCAACCGGACTGGCTATTGGTCCAGATGGTTCTCTCTACATCAGTGATGACCAGAAAGGGCGTATCTGGAGAGTATTTTACGATGATGCCAGTGCTGTAGCGATGCGCTAG
- the map gene encoding type I methionyl aminopeptidase: protein MIHYKSIEEIELMRESALIVSKTLGLIAQEIKPGVTPLYLDKLAEEFIRDQGAKPGFLGLYDFPNTLCMSRNEAVVHGIPNEQPLEDGDIISIDCGAVKNGFYGDHAYTFEVGEVAPEVKKLLKVTKECLDLGIEQTRAGKRIGDISFAIQQHAEQHGYGVVRELVGHGLGKKMHESPEVPNYGKRGRGPVIKNGLVIAIEPMINLGTRRVKQLSDGWTIITGDRRPSAHFEHDVAVVNGEPDVLSTFKYVEEALAQKVI, encoded by the coding sequence ATGATCCACTATAAAAGTATTGAAGAGATAGAGCTTATGCGTGAAAGCGCGCTCATCGTTTCAAAAACGCTTGGGCTAATAGCCCAGGAGATAAAACCTGGGGTTACTCCCCTTTATTTGGACAAGCTTGCTGAAGAATTTATTCGTGACCAGGGAGCTAAACCGGGCTTTCTCGGTCTTTATGATTTTCCCAATACGCTTTGTATGTCACGCAATGAAGCGGTGGTGCACGGCATACCCAATGAGCAACCGCTTGAGGATGGTGATATCATTTCAATAGATTGTGGTGCTGTGAAAAATGGTTTTTATGGAGATCATGCCTATACTTTTGAAGTTGGAGAGGTTGCGCCAGAAGTAAAAAAGCTACTTAAAGTTACCAAAGAATGTTTGGATTTAGGTATTGAGCAAACCAGAGCAGGTAAAAGAATTGGTGATATCAGTTTTGCTATACAGCAGCATGCGGAACAACACGGTTATGGTGTAGTTCGTGAGTTAGTAGGGCATGGGTTAGGGAAGAAAATGCACGAATCTCCTGAAGTACCCAACTATGGTAAGAGAGGGAGAGGGCCCGTAATTAAGAATGGATTAGTGATTGCAATTGAACCGATGATTAATTTGGGCACGCGTAGAGTAAAACAACTTAGCGATGGCTGGACAATTATTACCGGTGACCGAAGACCTTCAGCACATTTTGAGCATGATGTCGCAGTGGTAAATGGTGAGCCTGATGTATTGTCTACTTTCAAATACGTGGAAGAAGCACTAGCACAAAAAGTAATATGA
- a CDS encoding App1 family protein — MDIFNLLVDVVNYPFRKLKSFIKKKLGWIGEPIILPYRGYGNHNQFFIRGRVIEDTGLSQPEEHDSLWQNLLAMIKRYSSSGISEVEVYAEFAGRVRRYTTDDDGFFIVNQIVEEGMIDDEDWQPIHFYMLKEGNVITESYGEILLTRKQAQYGVITDIDDTLLISHATNMRKKLRLMLFKNAKTRLPFDGVAAFYCALERGTSNSEDEKNFNPFFYVSSSEWNLYDLLADFCYHHNLPKGPFLLREVKINLKKIWKSGGGNHDHKLDKIRHILSLHEEREFILIGDSGQHDAEIYKQIVHEYPERIKTIYIRDVHPKRHDFVYNIAKELAEYDTRMLLVKDTEVAAIDAIKNGYLPPKALKGIVDEKTFNKHMASDFQMVFDRMVNQE, encoded by the coding sequence ATGGACATTTTTAATCTACTGGTAGATGTCGTTAATTATCCTTTCAGGAAACTAAAGTCATTTATTAAGAAGAAACTGGGGTGGATCGGTGAGCCCATTATTTTACCTTATAGAGGCTATGGCAATCACAACCAGTTTTTTATCAGAGGTAGAGTAATTGAGGATACCGGATTATCTCAGCCGGAAGAACATGATAGTCTCTGGCAGAATCTGCTGGCTATGATTAAAAGATATAGTAGTAGTGGAATTTCCGAAGTAGAAGTGTATGCTGAGTTTGCTGGAAGGGTAAGGCGATATACAACCGATGACGACGGTTTTTTTATTGTTAATCAAATAGTGGAAGAAGGAATGATTGACGATGAAGACTGGCAACCTATTCATTTTTATATGCTCAAAGAGGGTAATGTAATTACTGAATCGTATGGAGAAATACTGCTAACTCGTAAACAAGCACAATATGGAGTGATTACCGATATTGATGATACTTTGCTGATCTCACATGCCACCAATATGCGAAAGAAGCTGAGGCTGATGTTATTCAAGAATGCCAAGACTCGCCTGCCTTTTGATGGTGTTGCCGCATTCTATTGTGCTTTAGAAAGAGGAACTTCTAACTCTGAGGATGAGAAAAATTTCAATCCATTTTTTTATGTTTCAAGCAGTGAATGGAATTTATATGACTTGCTGGCTGATTTTTGTTATCATCACAACCTCCCCAAAGGCCCATTCCTACTTAGGGAAGTAAAGATTAATTTGAAAAAGATATGGAAGTCTGGTGGTGGAAATCATGATCATAAACTTGACAAAATCAGACATATCCTTAGCCTTCATGAAGAACGAGAGTTTATCCTTATAGGTGATAGCGGACAACATGATGCAGAAATTTATAAGCAGATCGTCCATGAATATCCTGAGAGGATCAAAACCATCTATATCAGGGATGTTCACCCCAAACGTCATGATTTTGTGTACAACATTGCCAAAGAACTTGCTGAATATGATACGAGAATGCTTCTGGTAAAAGATACCGAAGTTGCGGCAATAGATGCGATCAAAAATGGTTACCTGCCTCCCAAAGCACTAAAAGGTATTGTAGACGAGAAAACATTTAACAAGCATATGGCTAGTGACTTCCAGATGGTGTTTGATAGAATGGTTAACCAAGAATAG
- a CDS encoding DNA topoisomerase IB — MKSVECPADLVYASQEEKGLTRIKRGKGFSYHDESGNIIKDDGTLDRIKSLGIPPMWKKVWVSTNAQSHIQATGLDQKNRKQYIYHAAWIEYRNLAKFSRIKEFGLAIPTIRKHTSELLKEKGWSKEKVICLVIQMMDEYHIRIGNQYYKDQHETFGATTLRNKHLDFEKGVGRLEYKAKSGKYRKISLHNNHITRLIKECADLPGYEIFTYKDGHRKYQAVNSHDVNEYLHQIAGESFSSKDFRTWGGTTLAVERQAKAREAVDKNPRLKYESTLVKLVAKELGNTVSVCKEYYIHPKVLKAVIQESLKPYSCRTSIELPSSQRKLLRDSEIIALNILQQ; from the coding sequence GTGAAATCAGTAGAGTGCCCCGCGGATTTAGTGTATGCTTCTCAGGAAGAGAAAGGACTTACACGGATAAAGAGAGGTAAAGGCTTTAGTTACCACGATGAGTCAGGAAATATTATTAAAGATGACGGTACGCTGGATAGAATAAAGTCATTAGGGATTCCTCCAATGTGGAAAAAAGTCTGGGTCAGCACGAACGCCCAAAGTCATATACAGGCAACAGGGCTTGATCAGAAAAACCGCAAGCAATACATTTATCATGCCGCCTGGATAGAATACCGAAACCTCGCTAAATTCTCCAGAATCAAAGAGTTTGGTCTGGCTATCCCTACCATCCGCAAACACACATCCGAACTTCTGAAAGAAAAAGGCTGGTCAAAAGAAAAGGTAATATGTCTGGTTATTCAAATGATGGATGAATATCACATACGCATCGGGAATCAATACTACAAGGATCAGCATGAAACATTTGGGGCAACCACACTAAGAAATAAACACCTGGATTTTGAGAAAGGGGTTGGCAGGTTAGAGTATAAAGCAAAAAGTGGGAAATACCGTAAGATAAGCCTGCATAATAATCATATTACCAGACTCATCAAAGAATGCGCTGATCTGCCCGGTTACGAAATTTTTACTTATAAAGACGGCCATAGAAAGTACCAGGCAGTAAATTCTCATGACGTTAACGAATATTTACACCAGATAGCTGGTGAAAGTTTTAGCAGTAAAGACTTCAGAACATGGGGAGGAACTACCCTGGCGGTAGAAAGACAGGCTAAAGCACGTGAGGCAGTTGATAAAAATCCACGACTTAAATACGAGTCAACCCTGGTCAAACTGGTAGCCAAGGAACTGGGAAACACAGTGAGTGTATGCAAGGAATATTATATCCACCCCAAGGTTTTGAAGGCAGTTATTCAAGAAAGTCTGAAGCCTTACTCTTGCAGAACAAGTATAGAGTTACCTTCAAGCCAGCGCAAACTTTTGAGAGATAGTGAGATTATAGCATTGAATATTCTTCAGCAGTAA
- a CDS encoding diacylglycerol/lipid kinase family protein yields MNREKFLFIINPISGGLDKSKFLNKLNQVFQNQQKSFELFETQGTEDDHINAQKAIEKLQPDVVVAVGGDGTCNFVAELIIDKQVLFGIIPLGSANGLARELNISENHELAIKLLLNGIEKPLDALIINDKHLCLHLSDIGLNAKVVKRFEEEKIRGKFGYLRQFIREIIHITPKKYQFELKGNEFKKKANMVVIANASKYGTGAVMNPIGKIDDGKFEICIVKPFPKYAIFSIAYHMFRGTIKTSPYIKIISCKEIIIHNLQKEVLQVDGEVIGYPTTVKVTIKKHAFHIIAPKPSTRTSILG; encoded by the coding sequence ATGAACCGAGAAAAGTTCCTTTTTATTATCAACCCCATTTCAGGTGGTTTAGATAAATCTAAATTTTTAAACAAGTTAAATCAGGTTTTTCAAAACCAACAGAAATCATTTGAGCTGTTTGAAACCCAAGGTACTGAAGACGATCATATCAATGCACAAAAGGCTATTGAAAAACTCCAACCAGATGTAGTGGTGGCTGTAGGTGGTGATGGTACCTGCAATTTCGTAGCGGAACTCATTATCGATAAGCAAGTATTATTTGGAATTATTCCTCTAGGTTCCGCCAACGGACTGGCAAGAGAATTAAACATTAGTGAGAATCATGAACTCGCTATCAAATTATTGCTGAATGGTATAGAAAAACCTTTAGATGCCCTGATAATCAATGATAAACATCTTTGTTTACACCTCAGCGATATTGGACTAAATGCCAAAGTGGTAAAAAGATTTGAGGAAGAAAAGATAAGAGGGAAATTTGGATACTTACGCCAGTTCATCAGGGAGATAATTCATATTACACCTAAGAAATACCAATTTGAGCTGAAAGGAAACGAGTTTAAGAAAAAAGCCAATATGGTGGTGATTGCCAATGCATCAAAATATGGAACCGGTGCGGTTATGAATCCTATTGGTAAAATTGATGATGGTAAGTTTGAAATTTGTATTGTAAAACCTTTTCCCAAGTACGCTATTTTCTCAATCGCTTATCATATGTTTAGAGGTACCATCAAAACATCGCCCTACATAAAAATCATATCCTGCAAAGAAATTATCATTCATAACCTTCAAAAAGAGGTGTTACAAGTTGATGGGGAAGTAATAGGTTACCCAACTACTGTGAAAGTAACTATAAAAAAACACGCTTTTCACATTATCGCTCCCAAACCCTCCACCAGAACATCTATTCTTGGTTAA
- a CDS encoding S24 family peptidase — translation MLKKSKKVHSDREFATSIDVSPSNLGDIKANRRSVTLEILNRAFQRFGINSAYVITGKGKPFHNQAENGEAEGKQFTEVIVVATQDTQGNTTVPLINHKAAANYLTGYESQEFLESQESIQLPGYMLKDGLCYAVQVSGDSMEPTLSEDDWVICRLLDKSDYRYINDGTVYVVVSEERGIQVKRLKNRLQQYGSVRCLSDNPKHEPYELSEQQILQLWKVEWHLRSHLPEVNFELDDLQDKISAMAKEMKKLQQNLGAN, via the coding sequence ATGCTTAAAAAAAGTAAGAAAGTGCATTCAGACAGAGAATTTGCTACTAGTATTGATGTTTCTCCTTCTAATTTAGGTGATATCAAGGCAAATCGTCGCTCAGTAACGCTTGAGATCCTGAACCGCGCTTTTCAGCGATTCGGGATTAACAGCGCGTATGTAATTACTGGGAAAGGAAAACCTTTTCATAACCAAGCGGAAAACGGTGAGGCAGAAGGAAAGCAGTTTACTGAAGTCATTGTAGTAGCTACACAGGACACTCAGGGTAACACTACTGTGCCTCTTATTAACCACAAAGCGGCAGCAAACTACCTCACTGGCTACGAATCGCAGGAATTTCTTGAGTCACAGGAAAGCATACAGTTGCCTGGCTATATGCTTAAAGATGGCCTGTGCTATGCTGTGCAGGTAAGTGGTGATAGTATGGAGCCAACGCTTTCTGAAGACGACTGGGTAATCTGTAGATTACTTGATAAAAGTGATTACCGTTATATCAATGATGGTACTGTATACGTGGTCGTTTCTGAAGAAAGAGGGATACAGGTAAAAAGGCTGAAGAATCGTCTTCAACAATATGGAAGTGTTCGTTGTCTATCGGATAACCCTAAGCACGAGCCCTATGAGCTTTCCGAGCAACAGATATTGCAACTTTGGAAAGTAGAGTGGCATCTTAGGTCACATTTGCCTGAAGTTAATTTTGAGCTTGATGACTTGCAGGATAAAATTTCTGCTATGGCTAAAGAAATGAAAAAGCTTCAGCAGAACTTAGGGGCAAATTAG
- a CDS encoding peptide MFS transporter: MAETNATSDLNTEKRSHEMFGHPKGLFYLFFAELWERFSFYGMRALLTLYMVQQVFEALANRDTVSAIVYSSYGSLVYASPLIGGRIADQILGYRKSIMLGGIFMAIGHFVLAIENNVAFFVALAFIIVGNGYFKPNISTFVGALYPTGDTRKDSGFTIFHMGINIGAFLSPILCGWLGANYGWHYGFALAGIGMVAGVIVFQRGINNGVFHDHGLPPYPRKLQEKKLGLKTEPRIWVISLVTVPLIAVLLSSYEFIAGGTSFLGKITFVNLIFYALSIFILGYIGWVMTTIDLKARKQLAVAMFLTVFMTLFWGFHELSGNIITLFSERNVTLDVWLFDNAAATNALNPLFIILLAIPISALWVKLSKSNINPRTPYKFAMGLALLGLGFYILFLSQGAANEAGKVPFIFLVLMYLCLSLGELFTYPVGLSKITDLSPKTIVAFMMGVWFLSSAYAFQIVGFVGQRLAIDNLESGEAVPATETLQIYTSGFESIAYVALGGAVVVVLLSPLLNRWMDEIH, translated from the coding sequence ATGGCAGAGACTAACGCTACTTCTGATCTGAATACGGAAAAAAGATCCCATGAAATGTTTGGGCACCCAAAAGGCTTGTTCTATTTATTCTTCGCTGAACTCTGGGAGCGTTTCAGTTTTTATGGCATGCGGGCCCTCCTGACTTTATACATGGTTCAGCAGGTTTTTGAAGCACTGGCCAATAGAGATACGGTCTCAGCCATAGTCTATTCCTCCTACGGATCTTTGGTATATGCTTCGCCCCTGATAGGAGGGAGGATAGCGGATCAGATACTGGGCTACCGCAAGTCAATTATGCTAGGTGGAATATTTATGGCAATTGGTCATTTTGTGTTAGCCATTGAAAATAATGTAGCCTTCTTTGTCGCACTGGCTTTTATCATCGTGGGAAATGGATATTTTAAGCCTAACATTTCCACATTTGTTGGCGCGCTGTATCCTACCGGTGATACGCGCAAAGATTCGGGTTTTACCATATTTCATATGGGTATCAATATTGGTGCTTTCCTATCACCTATTTTATGTGGGTGGCTGGGAGCAAACTACGGCTGGCATTATGGCTTTGCTTTGGCAGGCATAGGAATGGTCGCCGGGGTGATAGTTTTTCAGCGAGGTATTAACAATGGGGTGTTTCATGATCACGGTTTGCCCCCTTATCCCAGAAAATTACAGGAGAAAAAGCTGGGTTTAAAAACGGAACCCAGAATATGGGTAATTTCTTTGGTGACGGTTCCGCTTATTGCCGTGTTGTTGTCTTCTTATGAGTTTATTGCAGGAGGTACGAGTTTTCTGGGAAAAATAACCTTCGTTAACCTGATATTTTATGCTCTGAGTATCTTTATTCTGGGATATATAGGCTGGGTGATGACTACTATAGACCTTAAAGCCCGCAAGCAATTGGCAGTTGCTATGTTTTTAACAGTTTTTATGACGCTCTTCTGGGGCTTTCATGAACTATCAGGAAACATCATCACCCTATTTTCAGAGCGAAATGTCACCTTGGATGTTTGGTTGTTTGATAATGCTGCCGCTACCAATGCATTGAACCCGCTTTTTATCATTCTGCTTGCTATCCCGATCTCAGCCCTGTGGGTAAAGTTATCCAAAAGCAACATCAATCCCCGTACTCCCTATAAATTTGCGATGGGACTGGCATTGCTGGGGCTTGGTTTTTATATACTTTTTCTAAGTCAGGGTGCTGCCAATGAGGCGGGGAAGGTGCCCTTCATATTTCTTGTACTCATGTACCTTTGTCTTTCGTTAGGTGAGCTGTTTACTTATCCCGTGGGGCTTTCTAAGATTACAGATCTTTCTCCCAAGACAATTGTAGCCTTTATGATGGGGGTTTGGTTCCTCTCCTCAGCGTATGCTTTTCAGATTGTAGGCTTTGTAGGGCAACGACTGGCAATTGATAATCTGGAATCAGGTGAGGCTGTGCCAGCAACTGAAACCTTGCAGATATATACCTCAGGTTTTGAATCCATTGCCTATGTTGCTTTAGGAGGTGCGGTTGTTGTTGTTTTGCTTTCACCCCTGCTCAACCGGTGGATGGATGAAATTCACTAG
- a CDS encoding VOC family protein, translating to MEIQQIKENCLYVSDLQRTKHFYENVLGLELISFVEGRHVFFRAGSSVLLCFLPEVTKEEHTLPPHFAYGKQHLAFEVPLSEYNEWQKKLSDQQIKIIHEQHWKENLYSFYFYDPDLHVLEIIPPGIWE from the coding sequence ATGGAGATCCAACAAATTAAAGAAAACTGTCTGTACGTAAGCGACCTCCAGAGGACAAAGCACTTTTATGAAAATGTGTTAGGATTGGAACTGATCAGTTTTGTAGAAGGGCGACACGTATTTTTTAGAGCAGGGAGCTCCGTACTCTTATGTTTTTTGCCAGAAGTAACAAAAGAAGAGCACACTTTACCTCCCCATTTTGCCTACGGCAAGCAGCATTTGGCATTTGAAGTACCACTTAGTGAATATAATGAATGGCAGAAGAAGCTGAGTGATCAACAAATCAAAATCATCCATGAGCAGCATTGGAAAGAGAATCTGTACTCTTTCTACTTTTATGACCCCGACCTACATGTGTTAGAAATCATCCCTCCAGGAATTTGGGAGTAA